One genomic region from Mangifera indica cultivar Alphonso chromosome 17, CATAS_Mindica_2.1, whole genome shotgun sequence encodes:
- the LOC123199981 gene encoding 17.3 kDa class II heat shock protein-like encodes MDFRIMGFDAPLLTTLQHMMDAADHEADKSSNAPTRTYVRDAKAMAATPADVKEYPNSYVFIVDMPGLKSGDIKVQMEDDNVLLISGERKREEEKEGAEYVRMERRVGKFMRKFVLPENANTNAIEAVCQDGVLTVTVEKLPPPEPKKPKTIEVKIA; translated from the coding sequence ATGGATTTCAGGATCATGGGTTTTGATGCTCCCCTCTTGACGACTCTGCAACACATGATGGACGCGGCCGATCATGAAGCCGACAAGTCGTCCAACGCTCCGACGCGGACCTACGTGAGGGACGCCAAGGCAATGGCGGCGACCCCGGCTGACGTGAAGGAGTATCCCAACTCGTACGTGTTCATAGTGGACATGCCGGGGTTGAAGTCAGGAGACATCAAGGTGCAGATGGAGGACGACAATGTGCTGCTCATAAGCGGAGAGAGGAAGCGggaggaagagaaagaaggGGCTGAGTATGTGAGAATGGAGAGGAGGGTCGGCAAGTTTATGAGGAAGTTCGTGCTGCCTGAGAATGCTAATACTAACGCTATTGAGGCCGTTTGTCAGGACGGAGTGTTGACTGTTACAGTGGAAAAGTTGCCGCCTCCTGAACCGAAGAAGCCGAAGACTATTGAAGTCAAGATTGCTTGA
- the LOC123199983 gene encoding 17.3 kDa class II heat shock protein-like, with protein MDFRIMGFDAPLLTTLQHMMDAADHEADKSSNAPTRTYVRDAKAMAATPADVKEYPNSYVFIVDMPGLKSGDIKVQVEDDNVLLISGERKREEEKEGAKYVRMERRVGKFMRKFVLPENANTNAIEAVCQDGVLTVTVEKLPPPEPKKPKTIEVKIA; from the coding sequence ATGGATTTCAGGATCATGGGTTTTGATGCTCCCCTCTTGACGACTCTGCAACACATGATGGACGCGGCCGATCATGAAGCCGACAAGTCGTCCAACGCTCCGACGCGGACCTACGTGAGGGACGCCAAGGCAATGGCGGCGACCCCGGCTGACGTGAAGGAGTATCCCAACTCGTACGTGTTCATAGTGGACATGCCGGGGTTGAAGTCAGGAGACATCAAGGTGCAGGTGGAGGACGACAATGTGCTGCTCATAAGCGGAGAGAGGAAGCGggaggaagagaaagaaggGGCTAAGTATGTGAGAATGGAGAGGAGGGTCGGCAAGTTTATGAGGAAGTTCGTGCTGCCTGAGAATGCTAATACTAACGCTATTGAGGCCGTTTGTCAGGACGGAGTGTTGACTGTCACAGTGGAAAAGTTGCCGCCTCCCGAACCGAAGAAGCCGAAGACTATTGAAGTTAAGATTGCTTGA
- the LOC123200189 gene encoding 17.3 kDa class II heat shock protein-like has product MDFRMMGFDAPLLTTLQHMMDVADHDADKSSNAPTRTYVRDAKAMAATPADVKEYLNSYVFIVDMPGLKSGDIKVQVEDDNVLLISGERKREEEKEGAKYVRMERRVGKFMRKFVLPENANTNAISAVCHDGVLTVTVEKSPPPEPKKPKTIEVKIA; this is encoded by the coding sequence ATGGATTTCAGGATGATGGGTTTCGATGCTCCCCTCTTGACGACTCTGCAACACATGATGGACGTGGCCGATCATGACGCCGACAAGTCGTCCAACGCTCCGACGCGGACCTACGTGAGGGACGCCAAGGCAATGGCGGCGACCCCGGCTGACGTGAAGGAGTATCTGAACTCGTACGTGTTCATAGTGGACATGCCGGGGTTGAAGTCAGGAGACATCAAGGTGCAGGTGGAGGACGACAATGTGCTGCTCATAAGCGGAGAGAGGAAGCGggaggaagagaaagaaggGGCTAAGTATGTGAGAATGGAGAGGAGGGTCGGCAAGTTTATGAGGAAGTTCGTGCTGCCTGAGAATGCAAATACTAACGCTATTTCGGCCGTTTGTCATGACGGAGTGTTGACTGTTACAGTGGAAAAGTCGCCGCCTCCTGAACCGAAGAAGCCGAAGACTATTGAAGTCAAGATTGCTTGA
- the LOC123200930 gene encoding 17.3 kDa class II heat shock protein-like, whose translation MDFRIRGFDAPILTTLQHMDVADHDADKSSNAPTRTYVRDAKAMAATPADVKEYPNSYVFIVDMPGLKSGDIKVHVEDDNVLLISGERKREEEKEGAKYVRMERRVGKFMRKFVLPENANTNAIEAVCQDGVLTVTVEKLPPPEPKKPKTIEVKIA comes from the coding sequence ATGGATTTCAGGATCAGGGGTTTCGATGCTCCCATCTTGACGACTCTGCAACACATGGACGTGGCCGATCATGACGCCGACAAGTCGTCCAACGCTCCGACGCGGACCTACGTGAGGGATGCCAAGGCAATGGCGGCGACTCCGGCTGACGTGAAGGAGTATCCGAACTCGTACGTGTTCATAGTGGACATGCCGGGGTTGAAGTCAGGAGACATCAAGGTGCATGTGGAGGACGACAATGTGCTGCTCATAAGCGGAGAGAGGAAACGggaggaagagaaagaaggGGCTAAGTATGTGAGAATGGAGAGGAGGGTCGGCAAGTTTATGAGGAAGTTCGTGCTGCCTGAGAATGCTAATACTAACGCTATTGAGGCCGTTTGTCAGGACGGAGTGTTGACTGTTACCGTGGAAAAGTTGCCGCCTCCCGAACCGAAGAAGCCGAAGACTATTGAAGTTAAGATTGCTTGA